The Geodermatophilaceae bacterium NBWT11 genome has a segment encoding these proteins:
- the rplT gene encoding 50S ribosomal protein L20 — translation MARVKRAVNAQKKRRTTLEAASGYRGQRSRLYRKAKEQLLHSATYAYRDRKVRKGDFRKLWITRINAAARQNDMTYNRFMQGLKLAGIELDRKVLAELAVNEPAAFAALVETARAAVAAAPNQTGVAAA, via the coding sequence GTGGCACGCGTGAAGCGGGCGGTCAACGCCCAGAAGAAGCGCCGGACGACCCTCGAGGCAGCCAGTGGCTACCGGGGTCAGCGTTCGCGGCTGTACCGCAAGGCCAAGGAGCAGCTGCTCCACTCGGCCACCTATGCCTACCGCGACCGCAAGGTGCGCAAGGGTGACTTCCGCAAGCTGTGGATCACCCGCATCAACGCCGCGGCGCGGCAGAACGACATGACGTACAACCGCTTCATGCAGGGCCTGAAGCTGGCCGGCATCGAGCTGGACCGCAAGGTCCTCGCCGAGCTGGCCGTCAACGAGCCCGCCGCCTTCGCGGCCCTGGTGGAGACCGCGCGCGCCGCGGTCGCCGCCGCCCCGAACCAGACCGGCGTCGCCGCCGCTTGA